One Faecalicatena sp. Marseille-Q4148 DNA window includes the following coding sequences:
- a CDS encoding exonuclease SbcCD subunit D: MRFFHLSDLHIGKQLHFYNLKEDQEVILAEVVSYARQLRPDAIVIAGDIYDKTVPSAEAVTVFDHFLTELSKLSIPVLAISGNHDSARRLEFAGEILRNNQIYLVGTPPQSEEEWIVKVPFRDCYGEVCFYLLPFLKPGYVKGVFQGEIPESYDAAVRKLLERETLSNEARNVLVAHQFFTGSSEEQPETCDSETFSIGGIDNVCADAVKAFDYAALGHLHGAQRVGEEKIRYCGTLLKYSVSEEKQKKGLLMVELKEKGSLPELTVLPLHPLRDVRRLKGTLVKLLEEAQGKVQEDYVSVTLTDETEPYRPKERLSVYYPHLLEIRIENSRTKRTLESFEEELKMAGPFEIFQGFYEELHGRTLNEKQKQIMEEIFEQAKGDERS; encoded by the coding sequence ATGAGATTTTTTCATTTATCCGATCTGCACATAGGAAAGCAGCTTCATTTTTATAACCTAAAAGAAGATCAGGAAGTGATTTTGGCAGAGGTTGTCTCATATGCGAGACAGCTTCGGCCGGATGCAATTGTCATTGCCGGAGATATTTATGATAAAACAGTCCCGTCCGCAGAGGCGGTGACTGTTTTTGACCATTTTTTGACGGAACTTTCGAAACTATCCATTCCCGTGCTTGCAATTAGCGGCAACCATGATTCTGCCAGACGACTGGAATTTGCGGGGGAGATTTTGCGAAACAATCAGATTTATCTTGTTGGAACGCCTCCGCAGTCAGAAGAGGAATGGATTGTAAAAGTTCCATTTCGGGATTGCTATGGGGAAGTCTGTTTTTATCTTCTGCCATTTCTGAAACCGGGATATGTAAAAGGAGTTTTTCAAGGGGAAATACCGGAGAGTTATGATGCGGCGGTCAGAAAGCTTCTGGAGCGGGAAACGCTTTCTAATGAGGCCAGGAATGTGCTTGTAGCACATCAGTTTTTTACAGGGAGTTCGGAAGAACAGCCGGAAACTTGTGACTCAGAGACATTTTCCATCGGAGGAATTGACAATGTCTGTGCAGATGCAGTGAAAGCCTTTGATTATGCAGCGCTTGGTCATCTACATGGGGCGCAGCGGGTAGGAGAAGAGAAAATACGGTATTGCGGCACGCTGCTGAAATATTCTGTCAGTGAGGAAAAGCAGAAGAAAGGGCTTTTGATGGTAGAACTGAAAGAAAAAGGAAGCTTGCCGGAGCTGACAGTACTTCCGCTTCATCCGCTTAGAGATGTGCGCCGGTTAAAAGGAACATTGGTAAAACTTCTGGAAGAAGCACAGGGAAAGGTGCAGGAAGACTACGTCAGTGTGACATTGACAGATGAGACAGAACCATATCGGCCGAAAGAGCGGCTGAGTGTTTATTATCCGCATCTGCTGGAAATCCGAATAGAGAACAGCAGGACGAAGCGGACGCTGGAATCCTTTGAAGAAGAATTGAAAATGGCAGGACCGTTTGAAATTTTCCAGGGATTTTATGAAGAGCTGCACGGAAGAACATTGAATGAGAAACAAAAACAGATTATGGAAGAGATTTTTGAACAGGCGAAAGGAGACGAAAGGTCATGA
- a CDS encoding ABC-F family ATP-binding cassette domain-containing protein, which yields MSILNVEHLTHGFGDRAIFEDVSFRLLKGEHIGLVGANGEGKSTFFKIVTNQLQPDEGKIEWAKNVRVGYLDQHTVLTKGMTIREVLKSAFSYLFALEEKMNQICDALGDASPEEMELMMEELGTIQDTLTLHDFYVIDSKVEEVARALGILDLGLDRDVTDLSGGQRTKILLAKLLLEKPDILLLDEPTNYLDEEHIEWLRRYLTEYENAFILISHDIPFLNSVINIIYHMENQELNRYVGDYDHFLEVYEVKKAQLEAAYRRQQQEISELKDFVARNKARVSTRNMAMSRQKKLDKMDLIELAAERPKPEFHFKIGRTPGKYIFETKDLVIGYDEALSKPLTLSMERGQKIALVGANGIGKTTLLKSILGLIEPLRGSVELGENLQIGYFEQEVKGDNKTTCIEEIWSEFPSYTQYEVRSALAKCGLTTKHIESQVRVLSGGEQAKVRLCKVVNRETNILLLDEPTNHLDVDAKDALKKALQEYRGSILLICHEPEFYRDVVSEVWDCTKWTTKVF from the coding sequence ATGAGTATTTTAAATGTTGAACATCTGACTCACGGTTTTGGCGACCGTGCCATTTTCGAAGACGTTTCCTTCCGTCTTTTAAAAGGAGAACACATTGGTCTGGTAGGAGCCAATGGAGAAGGAAAATCTACCTTTTTCAAAATTGTAACGAACCAACTTCAACCAGATGAAGGAAAGATTGAATGGGCTAAAAATGTCCGTGTAGGTTATCTGGACCAGCATACTGTTCTAACAAAAGGAATGACGATCCGAGAAGTATTAAAATCCGCATTTTCTTACCTGTTTGCGCTCGAAGAAAAAATGAATCAGATCTGCGATGCGCTTGGCGATGCATCGCCGGAAGAGATGGAACTTATGATGGAAGAGCTTGGCACCATTCAGGATACACTGACACTGCATGATTTTTATGTAATCGACTCAAAAGTAGAAGAAGTTGCCAGAGCTCTTGGCATCCTTGATCTTGGACTTGACCGGGATGTTACCGATCTTAGCGGCGGCCAGCGCACAAAGATTCTGTTGGCAAAACTTCTTCTGGAAAAACCGGATATCCTTCTTCTGGACGAGCCGACAAACTATCTGGACGAAGAACATATTGAATGGCTGCGTCGTTATCTGACGGAATATGAGAATGCATTTATTCTCATTTCTCACGACATACCGTTTCTCAATAGCGTTATTAATATTATTTATCACATGGAAAATCAGGAACTGAATCGCTATGTAGGCGATTATGATCATTTTCTTGAAGTTTACGAAGTGAAAAAAGCTCAGCTGGAAGCAGCTTACCGCCGCCAACAGCAGGAAATCAGTGAACTGAAAGATTTCGTTGCCCGCAATAAGGCAAGAGTATCTACCAGAAATATGGCCATGTCCCGCCAGAAAAAACTGGACAAAATGGATCTCATTGAACTTGCCGCCGAACGTCCAAAACCGGAATTTCATTTTAAGATTGGGCGCACACCGGGCAAATATATTTTCGAGACAAAAGATCTTGTCATCGGCTACGATGAAGCATTAAGCAAACCGCTTACACTCTCTATGGAACGTGGTCAAAAGATCGCCCTCGTTGGAGCAAACGGAATCGGAAAAACTACTCTTCTAAAGAGTATTCTTGGACTCATTGAGCCCCTTCGCGGATCTGTGGAGCTTGGAGAAAATCTTCAGATCGGATATTTTGAACAGGAAGTAAAAGGCGACAACAAAACAACCTGTATCGAAGAAATCTGGAGCGAATTTCCTTCCTATACCCAGTACGAAGTCCGTTCTGCTCTTGCAAAATGCGGTCTCACCACAAAGCATATCGAAAGCCAGGTCCGCGTTCTTTCCGGCGGCGAACAGGCAAAAGTCCGCCTCTGCAAAGTCGTTAACCGCGAAACAAATATCCTGCTTCTCGATGAGCCTACAAACCATCTGGATGTAGATGCCAAAGACGCGCTTAAAAAAGCACTTCAGGAATATCGCGGAAGCATCCTTCTGATCTGTCACGAGCCGGAATTTTACCGGGATGTTGTGTCAGAAGTATGGGACTGCACGAAATGGACGACAAAAGTATTTTAA
- a CDS encoding DUF4004 family protein, giving the protein MEISKKDLLQVTGISYGQLYRWKREGLIPENWFVKRPSSTGQETFFPKELILKRIRAIQKLKDHYSLEELANLLAPEVTNRIFSEEDLEQFQEVDIDVAAEFMDQLEKDTFRFIEVLIMIIFSDWKKKELLDTAQLTKLISHSAKNASQIENVEQELLLLKIGQDYYSLFVECTGTASQFQFDSRIEIADRVSLQELSSSIKVTYKDTFSFTFDEDIEE; this is encoded by the coding sequence ATGGAGATTTCAAAAAAAGATTTGCTGCAAGTTACTGGCATCTCCTACGGACAGCTCTATCGCTGGAAACGCGAAGGCCTGATTCCAGAAAACTGGTTCGTAAAGCGCCCAAGCTCTACCGGACAGGAAACTTTTTTTCCAAAAGAATTGATCTTAAAGCGGATTCGGGCAATCCAGAAGCTGAAAGACCATTATTCTCTGGAAGAACTGGCTAATCTTCTCGCGCCGGAAGTAACCAACCGCATATTCAGCGAAGAAGATCTGGAACAATTTCAGGAAGTGGATATTGATGTGGCTGCTGAATTCATGGATCAGCTTGAAAAGGATACTTTTCGTTTCATTGAAGTGCTGATTATGATTATTTTCAGTGACTGGAAGAAAAAAGAACTGTTAGATACTGCTCAGCTTACAAAGCTTATTTCCCACTCTGCTAAAAATGCATCCCAAATCGAGAATGTAGAGCAGGAGCTGCTGCTTCTGAAAATCGGACAAGATTATTACAGCCTATTTGTGGAATGTACCGGGACAGCAAGTCAGTTTCAGTTTGATTCCCGCATTGAAATTGCAGACCGGGTATCGCTTCAGGAACTGAGCAGCAGCATAAAAGTAACTTACAAAGATACATTTTCATTTACTTTCGATGAAGATATTGAAGAATAA
- a CDS encoding GntR family transcriptional regulator encodes MITIDFQNRKPIYEQIIDRFQVLIMKGILAPDSQMPSVRSLAVELSINPNTIQKAYAALEQQGFIYSVKGRGNYVADCSGLREQKKQELFCKFRQYISYGREIGISKEEYQEVLEECWKEGMR; translated from the coding sequence ATGATCACAATTGATTTTCAAAACCGAAAACCGATTTATGAACAGATTATTGATCGCTTTCAGGTATTGATCATGAAGGGAATACTTGCCCCTGATTCACAGATGCCTTCCGTCCGTTCTCTTGCGGTAGAACTGTCCATCAATCCCAATACAATCCAGAAAGCGTATGCGGCACTGGAACAGCAGGGATTTATTTACTCGGTAAAAGGACGTGGAAATTATGTTGCAGATTGCAGCGGATTGAGAGAACAGAAGAAACAGGAATTATTTTGTAAATTCCGGCAGTATATCTCTTATGGAAGAGAAATTGGAATCTCAAAAGAAGAGTATCAAGAGGTGTTAGAGGAATGCTGGAAGGAGGGGATGAGATGA
- a CDS encoding helix-hairpin-helix domain-containing protein: MIRISSLIVLALCLLAGTGCGSEKEGMEPFLIEEEAQEQERVSSEEEENKDTQIHAEEAKAPLTVFVHVCGAVNHPGVYELSEGSRIFDAVEAAGGMTASAAVAYLNQAALVTDGQQLYVPTKEEADTGNAMSPAAQSEGSGQAEDGKVDLNHASKDELMTLPGIGDAKAESIIRYREEQGGFQSIEELMKIEGIKEGVFQKIKDDITVT, encoded by the coding sequence ATGATAAGAATCAGCAGTTTGATAGTTCTGGCGCTTTGTCTGCTGGCAGGCACTGGGTGCGGCAGTGAGAAAGAAGGAATGGAGCCGTTTTTGATTGAGGAGGAAGCTCAGGAGCAGGAGAGAGTCTCTTCTGAAGAAGAGGAAAATAAAGATACACAAATACATGCGGAAGAAGCAAAAGCTCCGCTGACCGTGTTTGTTCATGTGTGCGGGGCTGTGAATCATCCGGGAGTCTATGAACTTTCGGAAGGAAGCCGTATCTTTGATGCGGTGGAAGCTGCCGGAGGAATGACAGCGTCTGCAGCAGTTGCGTATCTGAATCAGGCGGCTCTTGTAACAGATGGGCAGCAGCTGTATGTGCCGACAAAAGAGGAAGCGGATACAGGGAACGCGATGTCGCCTGCTGCACAGAGTGAGGGATCCGGACAGGCAGAAGATGGAAAAGTGGATTTGAACCACGCTTCGAAAGATGAGCTTATGACACTTCCCGGAATCGGAGATGCAAAAGCAGAAAGCATTATCCGTTACCGCGAGGAACAGGGAGGTTTTCAGTCTATCGAAGAACTGATGAAGATTGAGGGGATTAAAGAAGGTGTATTCCAAAAGATAAAGGACGATATTACAGTCACATAA
- a CDS encoding SMC family ATPase, translating into MKPLKLILSAFGSYAGREEIDFTKVSHGIFLITGDTGAGKTTVFDAITYALYGETSGRKRQGSMMRSLYAEDTAETFVEYHFLYQGQKYQIRRNPEYWRASKRRAADGSQKLVKEAASAELMLPDGQIFPGKKRETDEKIQELISLDVNQFTQIAMIAQGDFLRLLYAESKERKAIFSKIFRTNLYHQVQEELKRKTKQLGDSLMEVEHACIREVERIDSEDADWVQLCRQKIYDPGMVRPLLKKIVKEGREAEQMLAKERAKLESDLMEKSGVLKQAEADNMLCRKLSEALEAYKKLQQRQDECESRKKAWNRGQILEKIQGKAEIKQSCDREVFRMKAHLKTMEEEIVILQNELQEQRQTAKMWSERLEKEQPELLKRISELEHTEKEFQYLQKEIRQNGSRSVLSDLELQQEIPDYYHLLRKAEEEAKHCQEVREDLEAFAAELKTLKKLQEQEAEAQKVLEEKSWCYRRISSVYDSVFTDFIAEQAGILASKLKEGEPCPVCGSKEHPSKCRLSAQAPTQLEVEQAKKQREAAEHEVSDATDRYLQVKSRTEGKKQEALERGNKLMDGQFSLENHAYQTELNAGWKQAKEREQEQKQQMRFLFDELQEKKEVFQNQLQGLQKEEARWKEAMQKTEKTLREREGAFGQGKKALERYEHLAGEARAEYEQLLETYQITEAIYEEEAPHLIPKIRENEAWVRRFEKEQAERKGMLTSLQEQASGKQITDTEAMQAELRQLQEQRKIQERIYQKKCSQNHQNEQAFEQLERYWKEIGSRKEEYELLQDLNKTANGTLSGSVKLDFETYVQRQYFKQVIYAANKRLVRMNFEQFYLECREISNLGNQGQSGLDLDVKSFLNDSVRDVKTLSGGESFLAALAMALGLADIIQNTAGAIRLDTMFIDEGFGSLDDESRNQAIQILNELAGDERLVGIISHVNELKEQIDRKLFIEKGENGSRAHWEL; encoded by the coding sequence ATGAAACCGCTGAAATTGATTCTGTCGGCGTTCGGCTCTTATGCAGGGCGGGAAGAAATTGATTTTACGAAAGTATCTCATGGAATTTTTCTGATCACAGGGGATACCGGCGCAGGAAAAACGACTGTGTTTGATGCGATTACCTATGCGCTCTATGGGGAAACAAGCGGACGGAAGCGTCAGGGATCTATGATGAGGAGTCTGTATGCGGAAGATACGGCGGAGACTTTTGTAGAATATCATTTTCTCTATCAGGGGCAGAAATATCAGATTCGAAGGAATCCGGAGTATTGGCGGGCGAGTAAGCGAAGAGCTGCAGACGGAAGTCAGAAACTCGTAAAAGAGGCAGCGAGCGCTGAGTTGATGCTTCCGGATGGACAGATATTTCCCGGCAAAAAGCGGGAGACAGATGAGAAGATTCAGGAACTCATTAGCCTGGATGTCAATCAGTTTACGCAGATTGCCATGATTGCGCAGGGAGATTTTCTTCGTCTGCTGTACGCAGAGTCCAAAGAGCGCAAGGCGATTTTCTCTAAAATATTTCGTACGAATCTTTATCATCAGGTACAGGAAGAATTAAAACGGAAAACGAAGCAGCTTGGGGATTCACTGATGGAAGTGGAACATGCATGTATCCGGGAAGTGGAACGGATTGACAGTGAGGATGCGGACTGGGTACAGTTGTGCCGGCAAAAAATCTATGATCCGGGAATGGTTAGACCGCTGTTAAAGAAAATTGTGAAAGAGGGAAGAGAAGCAGAGCAAATGCTTGCAAAGGAGCGGGCAAAATTAGAGTCTGATCTAATGGAAAAGAGCGGAGTGTTAAAACAGGCAGAAGCAGATAATATGCTGTGCCGGAAATTATCAGAAGCGTTAGAGGCGTACAAAAAGCTGCAGCAGCGGCAGGATGAATGTGAATCTCGGAAAAAAGCGTGGAATCGGGGACAGATTCTGGAAAAGATTCAGGGAAAGGCTGAAATAAAACAAAGCTGTGACCGGGAAGTATTCCGGATGAAAGCACATTTGAAAACGATGGAAGAAGAAATCGTTATCCTTCAGAATGAGCTGCAGGAACAGAGGCAAACGGCGAAGATGTGGAGTGAGCGTCTGGAAAAGGAACAGCCGGAGCTTCTGAAAAGAATCAGCGAACTGGAGCATACAGAAAAAGAATTCCAGTATTTGCAAAAGGAAATAAGGCAAAATGGCAGCAGAAGCGTCCTGAGCGATCTTGAGCTGCAGCAGGAAATTCCGGATTATTATCATCTGCTCAGAAAAGCAGAGGAAGAGGCAAAACATTGCCAGGAAGTGAGAGAGGATCTGGAAGCTTTTGCCGCGGAATTGAAAACATTGAAAAAACTTCAAGAACAGGAAGCAGAGGCACAGAAGGTTTTGGAAGAGAAGAGCTGGTGCTACCGGAGAATTTCAAGCGTATATGATTCCGTTTTTACTGATTTTATAGCAGAACAGGCAGGTATTCTTGCAAGTAAGCTTAAGGAAGGAGAGCCGTGTCCGGTCTGTGGCTCCAAAGAACATCCTTCCAAATGCAGGCTGTCTGCACAGGCTCCGACACAATTAGAGGTAGAACAGGCGAAAAAGCAGAGAGAAGCTGCCGAGCATGAAGTATCTGATGCAACAGATCGGTATCTGCAGGTCAAATCCCGGACAGAAGGAAAGAAGCAGGAGGCTCTGGAGCGGGGAAATAAACTGATGGATGGTCAGTTCTCACTGGAGAATCATGCATATCAAACAGAATTGAATGCCGGGTGGAAGCAGGCAAAAGAACGGGAGCAGGAACAAAAGCAGCAGATGCGTTTCTTATTCGATGAATTGCAGGAGAAGAAAGAAGTATTTCAGAATCAGCTTCAAGGGCTTCAGAAAGAGGAAGCGCGCTGGAAAGAAGCGATGCAGAAAACAGAGAAGACGCTTCGGGAGAGGGAAGGCGCTTTTGGACAGGGGAAAAAAGCGCTTGAGCGATATGAACATCTGGCAGGAGAGGCGAGAGCGGAGTATGAACAGCTTCTGGAAACGTATCAGATAACAGAAGCCATATATGAAGAAGAGGCGCCGCATCTGATTCCTAAGATTCGGGAAAATGAAGCATGGGTGCGTCGGTTTGAAAAAGAGCAGGCAGAGAGAAAAGGAATGTTAACTTCGCTTCAGGAGCAGGCTTCCGGAAAACAAATCACAGATACAGAAGCAATGCAAGCAGAACTTCGACAGCTTCAGGAACAGAGAAAAATACAGGAACGCATTTACCAAAAGAAGTGCAGTCAAAATCATCAGAATGAGCAGGCGTTTGAGCAGTTGGAACGATACTGGAAAGAAATCGGCAGCCGGAAAGAAGAATATGAACTATTGCAGGATTTGAATAAAACGGCGAATGGTACCCTGAGTGGAAGTGTCAAACTGGACTTTGAAACGTATGTGCAGCGTCAGTATTTTAAACAGGTCATCTATGCTGCCAATAAGCGTCTTGTGAGGATGAATTTTGAACAGTTTTATCTGGAGTGCCGGGAAATTTCCAATCTGGGCAATCAAGGGCAGTCAGGGCTTGATCTGGATGTAAAGAGCTTCCTGAATGATTCGGTTCGGGATGTCAAGACGCTTTCCGGCGGAGAATCTTTTTTGGCAGCGTTAGCTATGGCGCTTGGTCTGGCAGATATCATTCAGAATACTGCCGGAGCAATACGGCTGGATACCATGTTTATTGATGAGGGATTTGGTTCTCTCGATGATGAATCCCGCAATCAGGCAATTCAGATATTAAATGAGCTGGCAGGAGATGAGAGGCTTGTAGGAATTATTTCTCATGTCAATGAATTGAAGGAGCAGATTGATCGCAAACTTTTTATAGAAAAAGGAGAAAATGGAAGCAGGGCGCACTGGGAACTGTAG
- a CDS encoding ABC transporter ATP-binding protein: MIKVNDVSKKFHKIQALDSVTTSIQEGHIFGLLGSNGAGKSTFLRILSGVLKPDSGTVFIDEMPVFENPKAKSEICFLADTAYFLPNATPAVMRDYYAELYEKFDKEEFNHLAEKFHIDMKRRITTLSKGMKKQLSVLLGTCTKTKYLFCDETFDGLDPVMRQAVKSLFASEVMERDFTPVIASHNLRELEDICDHVGLLHQGGILFMKDLEEMKFHIHKVQCVLNNSLDEEEVLKELDVLQTEKRGSLLTIVARGTSMEILDCIESRKPLFAEVLPLSLEEIFISETEVAGYGITDFLY; encoded by the coding sequence ATGATTAAGGTTAACGATGTGAGTAAGAAATTTCATAAAATTCAAGCGCTTGACAGTGTAACGACAAGCATTCAGGAGGGACATATTTTTGGATTGCTTGGAAGCAATGGAGCTGGCAAAAGTACATTTTTGCGTATTTTAAGCGGTGTCTTGAAACCGGACAGTGGAACCGTCTTCATTGATGAAATGCCGGTATTTGAAAATCCGAAAGCAAAATCGGAGATTTGTTTTCTGGCAGACACGGCTTACTTTCTTCCCAATGCAACTCCGGCGGTTATGCGGGACTATTATGCAGAACTGTATGAGAAGTTTGATAAAGAAGAATTTAATCATCTGGCAGAGAAATTTCATATTGATATGAAACGGCGGATCACAACATTGTCAAAGGGAATGAAGAAGCAGCTTTCCGTATTGCTTGGAACATGTACGAAGACGAAATATCTGTTTTGCGATGAGACATTTGACGGCTTAGACCCGGTGATGCGTCAGGCAGTTAAGAGTCTGTTTGCTTCAGAAGTTATGGAGAGAGATTTTACGCCGGTAATCGCATCCCATAATCTGAGAGAGCTTGAGGATATTTGCGACCATGTGGGACTTCTGCATCAGGGTGGAATTCTGTTTATGAAAGATCTGGAAGAAATGAAGTTTCATATTCACAAGGTGCAGTGTGTGCTGAATAACAGCCTGGATGAGGAAGAGGTACTGAAAGAGCTGGATGTACTTCAGACAGAGAAGAGGGGATCTCTTCTGACGATTGTAGCACGGGGAACAAGTATGGAGATACTGGACTGTATCGAATCGAGAAAGCCGCTCTTTGCGGAAGTCCTGCCGCTTTCTCTTGAGGAGATATTTATTAGCGAGACGGAGGTTGCTGGATATGGAATCACAGATTTCTTATATTAA
- a CDS encoding DMT family transporter has translation MAGWIIALISGALMSVQGVFNTEVTKTAGMWVSNGWVQFSAFLTCVAVWLFTGRDSIAALTKVQPRFMLVGGVIGAGITWTVIASMKQLGPARAVLLIVVSQILAAHLIELFGLFGVEQAQFEWRKAIGMALAIAGVMIFQWK, from the coding sequence ATGGCAGGATGGATTATCGCATTGATTTCAGGAGCGTTGATGAGTGTACAGGGAGTATTTAATACAGAAGTGACAAAAACGGCAGGGATGTGGGTAAGTAATGGATGGGTACAGTTTAGCGCATTTCTTACTTGTGTGGCAGTATGGCTCTTTACCGGAAGAGACAGTATTGCAGCGCTTACAAAGGTACAGCCTCGTTTTATGTTGGTTGGAGGTGTAATCGGAGCCGGAATTACCTGGACGGTTATTGCAAGTATGAAACAGCTTGGTCCGGCAAGGGCCGTGCTTCTAATAGTTGTGTCGCAGATTTTGGCAGCGCATCTCATAGAGCTTTTTGGGCTGTTTGGAGTAGAGCAGGCACAATTTGAATGGCGTAAGGCAATAGGAATGGCGCTGGCAATTGCAGGGGTTATGATTTTCCAATGGAAATAG
- a CDS encoding argininosuccinate synthase — MKEKVVLAYSGGLDTTAIIPWLKENFDYEVICCCIDCGQGEELDGLEERAKLSGASKLYIEDITDDFCDNYIVPCVQAGAVYENKYLLGTSMARPGIAAKLVEIAKKEGATAICHGATGKGNDQIRFELGIKALAPELKIIAPWRMTDLWTMQSREEEIAYCQEHGIDLPFDATQSYSRDRNLWHISHEGLELEDPAAEPNYDHLLVLGVTPEKAPDEPEYVTMTFEKGVPKSINGVEMKVSDIIRKLNELGGKHGIGIVDIVENRVVGMKSRGVYETPGGTILMEAHQQLEELVLDRATYEVKKEMGNKLAQVVYEGKWFTPLREAIQAFVTTTQEYVTGEVKFKLYKGNIIKAGTTSPYSLYSESLASFTTGELYDHHDAEGFINLFGLPLKVRAMMQLNQ; from the coding sequence ATGAAAGAAAAAGTTGTACTGGCATATTCCGGCGGATTAGATACAACCGCCATCATTCCATGGTTAAAGGAAAATTTTGACTATGAAGTTATTTGCTGCTGCATTGACTGCGGACAGGGCGAAGAACTGGATGGACTGGAAGAACGCGCAAAGCTCTCCGGCGCATCTAAATTATATATTGAAGATATTACCGATGATTTTTGTGACAATTATATTGTACCGTGTGTGCAGGCTGGCGCTGTTTATGAAAATAAATACTTACTCGGAACTTCTATGGCACGTCCGGGCATCGCTGCCAAGCTTGTAGAAATTGCTAAAAAAGAAGGAGCTACTGCTATTTGCCACGGTGCTACCGGAAAAGGGAATGACCAGATCCGTTTTGAACTTGGCATCAAAGCCCTTGCACCGGAACTAAAGATTATCGCCCCATGGCGTATGACCGATCTATGGACAATGCAGTCCCGTGAAGAAGAAATCGCTTATTGCCAGGAACATGGCATCGATCTTCCATTTGATGCGACACAAAGCTATAGCCGTGACCGTAACTTATGGCATATCAGCCATGAAGGACTGGAACTGGAAGATCCTGCCGCAGAACCAAACTATGATCACTTGCTCGTTCTCGGCGTCACTCCGGAGAAAGCACCTGATGAACCGGAATATGTGACAATGACATTTGAAAAAGGTGTTCCAAAAAGCATCAACGGCGTAGAAATGAAAGTATCTGATATTATACGCAAATTAAACGAACTTGGCGGAAAACACGGCATCGGTATTGTAGACATTGTGGAAAACCGTGTTGTTGGCATGAAATCCCGCGGTGTTTACGAGACTCCTGGCGGAACCATTCTTATGGAGGCACATCAGCAATTGGAAGAACTTGTATTAGACCGTGCAACTTACGAAGTAAAAAAAGAAATGGGCAATAAACTGGCACAGGTTGTTTATGAAGGAAAATGGTTTACACCACTTCGCGAAGCAATTCAGGCTTTCGTCACGACAACTCAGGAATATGTAACAGGAGAAGTAAAATTCAAATTATACAAAGGCAATATCATCAAAGCCGGAACAACTTCTCCATACTCACTGTACAGCGAATCTCTTGCAAGCTTTACAACCGGAGAGCTCTATGATCACCATGATGCAGAAGGCTTTATTAACCTTTTTGGACTTCCATTGAAAGTCAGAGCTATGATGCAGCTGAATCAGTAG